The following are encoded together in the Candidatus Saccharimonadales bacterium genome:
- a CDS encoding helix-turn-helix domain-containing protein — MNSELLESAGLTKSQARAYLALIKNGKLTPPQLAEKLGEGRTNAYMVLDKLVELGLATKSDVAKKLVYQPTNPTALERLVETKRKNALAIEKQVRDNMPQLLNFYYTYLDQPGIRFFSGRDGILRMYEDQRRTRADVYFMRSDADFNALGKDLYLHMEKRGKLGIKTYGIEPDEPDNVEYSKENDKRIGRDMRFLPQGTYTAPVNVYVYGDKTALISYSQELIGTIIESPQIASAMRQILGLVRAGAKIA, encoded by the coding sequence ATGAACTCGGAACTTCTAGAATCAGCAGGCCTAACAAAATCCCAGGCTCGGGCGTATTTAGCTTTGATCAAGAACGGCAAGCTAACTCCCCCGCAACTAGCCGAAAAACTGGGCGAGGGTCGAACCAACGCCTATATGGTGCTGGATAAACTGGTTGAACTTGGGCTGGCAACAAAAAGTGATGTAGCAAAAAAGCTGGTTTATCAGCCCACAAACCCGACCGCCTTGGAGCGATTAGTTGAAACTAAACGAAAGAATGCCTTGGCGATAGAAAAGCAAGTCCGTGATAACATGCCTCAACTCCTTAATTTTTATTACACTTATCTTGATCAACCCGGCATACGGTTCTTCTCTGGGCGGGACGGGATTCTGCGCATGTATGAAGACCAGCGTAGAACACGAGCCGATGTTTACTTTATGCGCTCGGATGCTGATTTTAACGCGCTGGGCAAAGACCTATATTTGCACATGGAAAAGCGCGGCAAACTGGGCATCAAAACTTACGGCATTGAGCCGGACGAGCCCGATAACGTCGAGTACTCAAAAGAAAACGATAAGAGAATTGGCCGAGATATGCGGTTTTTGCCTCAAGGGACCTACACCGCGCCCGTAAACGTCTATGTTTATGGGGATAAAACTGCCCTAATTTCATACAGCCAGGAACTGATTGGCACTATCATTGAAAGCCCCCAAATTGCCAGCGCAATGAGGCAGATCCTAGGATTGGTTAGGGCTGGTGCAAAAATAGCCTAG
- a CDS encoding ComF family protein, whose protein sequence is MLVADHILSLIAPHYCLGCGVEGAPLCPDCLSRQPTKRPTCYRCNKLSPGGRTCPACRRQTKLAGVVVASYYEGVVKELVQALKYQNQVAAAQTLATLITPLLSPTAFDCITAIPGAPSRYRRRGYHQAELIAKAIARATGLPYRPLLGRLEVASQVGISRRKRLEQVRGSFIVRRSALVEGQRILIIDDVLTTGATLSEAALVLKSAGAKSVWGAVAAKH, encoded by the coding sequence GTGTTAGTTGCCGATCATATTCTTAGTCTGATAGCACCGCATTACTGTTTGGGCTGCGGGGTCGAGGGCGCGCCACTCTGCCCCGATTGCTTGAGTCGCCAGCCAACTAAGCGGCCGACTTGCTATCGTTGCAACAAATTAAGCCCGGGCGGCCGAACCTGCCCAGCCTGCCGTCGCCAGACCAAACTGGCCGGCGTGGTAGTGGCATCTTATTACGAGGGTGTTGTAAAAGAGCTTGTCCAAGCCCTAAAGTATCAGAATCAAGTGGCGGCGGCTCAAACTCTAGCCACTCTCATCACTCCCCTACTCTCCCCCACCGCTTTCGATTGCATCACGGCCATCCCGGGCGCGCCGTCGCGCTATCGCCGCCGCGGTTATCATCAAGCTGAGCTGATCGCCAAAGCCATTGCTCGGGCCACTGGCCTCCCCTATCGCCCACTGCTCGGCCGGCTGGAGGTCGCCAGTCAGGTTGGGATCAGCCGGCGCAAGCGCTTAGAGCAAGTTCGCGGCAGCTTCATCGTCCGCCGGTCGGCTTTGGTAGAGGGTCAGCGAATATTAATAATCGATGATGTTTTAACAACGGGTGCTACCCTCAGCGAAGCGGCCCTAGTGCTCAAATCGGCTGGCGCCAAATCGGTCTGGGGCGCTGTAGCGGCGAAGCATTAA
- a CDS encoding pilin, with protein MNLNLLIFKLAVAQDCSTVSTAKRGLLPTDQQVCSQGINAVFVLLTNALNWLLFAAGTLAVIFVLIGAFQYTISAGNPQSVAKAKNTITFAIVGLVIVILALVIVKFVRGLFT; from the coding sequence ATGAATCTGAATCTGCTCATCTTCAAACTGGCTGTGGCCCAAGATTGTTCGACCGTTTCGACGGCAAAGCGGGGTCTCTTGCCAACCGATCAACAGGTTTGCTCACAAGGCATTAACGCCGTCTTTGTGCTTTTGACTAACGCTCTAAATTGGCTGCTATTTGCCGCTGGCACCTTGGCCGTTATATTTGTGCTAATCGGAGCTTTTCAGTATACAATTTCGGCTGGTAACCCGCAGAGTGTAGCTAAGGCCAAAAACACCATTACTTTTGCGATTGTTGGTTTGGTTATCGTCATACTGGCATTGGTTATAGTAAAATTCGTACGAGGACTATTCACTTGA
- a CDS encoding Hsp20/alpha crystallin family protein has product MARKNADSSDEDVLNDDFLEGDVEASDEWLGDSEDLEGQLAVDVYQTKDNIVIKAPIAGVKPDQIDISVSDDMLTLRGERVDEKEVDREHYYVQECYWGAFSRSIILPVATVAEKAQASLKDGVLTVTIPKAIQDKVKKIKVEPMG; this is encoded by the coding sequence ATGGCTCGCAAGAATGCCGATAGTTCAGACGAAGACGTTTTAAATGATGATTTCTTAGAGGGCGACGTGGAAGCTAGCGATGAATGGCTAGGGGATAGCGAAGATCTAGAGGGTCAGCTGGCCGTCGATGTCTATCAGACCAAGGATAACATCGTCATCAAAGCTCCGATCGCGGGCGTCAAACCCGATCAAATCGATATCAGCGTATCCGATGATATGTTAACTTTGCGCGGCGAACGCGTCGACGAAAAAGAAGTTGACCGTGAACATTACTACGTCCAGGAATGCTACTGGGGTGCCTTTTCCCGCTCCATCATATTGCCGGTGGCAACGGTGGCCGAAAAAGCCCAAGCCAGTTTGAAAGACGGGGTTTTGACCGTGACGATTCCAAAGGCCATCCAAGATAAGGTCAAAAAGATTAAAGTTGAACCAATGGGCTAA
- a CDS encoding valine--tRNA ligase has translation MALDKTYNPAEHEADIYKLWEESGAFKPAGDPKKTFFSIILPPPNANGSLHTGHAMYTVEDILTRYHRMQQHPTLWFPGTDHAGIETQVVFERELAKQGQTRADFERADFYQQVWDFTMSNQQKMLDQMRSLGFSLDWSKQKFTLDEDIVEIVYDTFKRMHSDGLIYRANRIVNWCPNCHAAFADIEIKYQERIDPLYYVKYGPFVVATVRPEPMFADTAIAVNPKDERYQKWIGQDVEVELLWGKRTLPVIADAHVDPDFGTGVIKVTPAHDPNDWDMAQRHKLKVIQGIGTDGRLTDLAVRYAGMPVAEAREQVAHDLEERGLMDHVEMDYHHSVAVHDRCGTVIEPLVTEQWWVKVEPLVGPAIKAIEAGEITFVPARFKKQAVDWLTNLRDWNISRQIVWGIQIPVFYNASNDKTKDPYLITTDAAEAEKYYGKGNFEAEIDTFDTWFSSSQWPFATLMSTGDFDQFYPTSVMDTGRDILYLWVTRMIMMGLYRTGQVPFKTVYLHGLVQDAQGKKMSKSKGNVINPLDLTAKYGTDALRLALTIGIGPGNDGPLSDQKVEGYRNFCNKLWNVARFVLDKTSGHPELDSGSIPDRVRNDNSYSPTAPKPKALADKWILTRLSLAIKDATANIEAYQFSQAGQAIYGLLWDDFADWYLEASKVELNVSVLVYGLETILKLLHPLAPFVTEVIWQNLPWQKRNLIVEAWPKPTDDFKLQAADFENLQIIISELRNLQKELSLGKINVTTGEDLLHQNAALVTGLTGATLKTGQGSGLALTNTALAVWVEVSPDKIEKYAAVLKQKRDDQKNRGERARKLLANPDFATKASAEAKTQQQDIAAEAELLTSKLDEQITKITKS, from the coding sequence ATGGCTTTGGATAAAACTTACAACCCGGCCGAGCATGAGGCCGATATTTATAAACTATGGGAAGAATCTGGTGCCTTTAAACCAGCGGGCGATCCGAAAAAAACCTTCTTTAGCATCATTCTGCCGCCGCCCAATGCTAACGGCAGCCTGCACACCGGACATGCCATGTACACGGTCGAAGATATTCTGACGCGCTATCATCGCATGCAGCAGCACCCTACCCTCTGGTTCCCAGGCACTGACCACGCTGGCATCGAAACCCAAGTCGTCTTTGAGCGCGAGTTGGCAAAACAAGGACAGACCCGGGCCGACTTTGAACGAGCCGATTTTTACCAGCAAGTCTGGGACTTCACCATGTCCAACCAACAAAAGATGCTCGATCAAATGCGCTCACTCGGTTTCAGCTTGGACTGGAGCAAACAGAAATTTACCCTTGATGAGGACATCGTCGAGATCGTTTACGACACCTTTAAACGTATGCATTCCGACGGTTTAATTTACCGGGCCAATCGCATCGTCAACTGGTGCCCTAACTGCCACGCGGCCTTTGCCGATATCGAAATAAAATACCAGGAGCGGATCGATCCCCTCTACTACGTTAAGTATGGGCCCTTTGTGGTGGCAACAGTCCGGCCCGAGCCGATGTTTGCCGATACCGCTATCGCTGTTAACCCAAAAGACGAGCGATACCAGAAATGGATTGGTCAGGATGTGGAAGTGGAATTGCTTTGGGGCAAACGGACACTGCCGGTTATTGCCGATGCCCATGTGGACCCGGACTTTGGAACTGGGGTAATTAAAGTGACGCCGGCTCACGACCCTAACGACTGGGATATGGCCCAGCGCCACAAACTCAAAGTGATCCAAGGCATTGGCACCGACGGCCGCCTGACTGATCTGGCTGTCCGCTACGCCGGTATGCCAGTGGCTGAAGCCCGCGAACAAGTGGCCCACGATCTAGAAGAACGCGGCCTGATGGACCATGTTGAAATGGATTATCACCATAGTGTGGCTGTTCACGATCGCTGCGGCACCGTTATTGAACCGCTCGTAACCGAGCAGTGGTGGGTCAAAGTTGAGCCGCTAGTTGGCCCGGCTATTAAAGCTATTGAAGCTGGCGAAATCACTTTTGTGCCGGCTAGATTTAAAAAGCAAGCCGTCGATTGGTTAACAAATTTACGTGATTGGAACATCAGCCGCCAGATCGTTTGGGGAATTCAAATTCCGGTTTTCTATAACGCTAGCAACGATAAAACCAAGGACCCTTACCTGATCACAACCGATGCGGCTGAAGCCGAAAAATACTATGGTAAGGGCAATTTCGAGGCCGAAATTGATACCTTCGACACCTGGTTTTCCAGCTCCCAATGGCCCTTTGCCACGCTGATGTCGACTGGCGATTTTGATCAGTTCTACCCCACCTCCGTCATGGATACGGGCCGCGATATTCTCTACCTTTGGGTCACCCGCATGATCATGATGGGGCTCTATCGCACCGGCCAAGTCCCCTTTAAAACGGTCTACCTCCACGGCCTGGTTCAAGATGCTCAAGGTAAAAAAATGAGTAAGAGTAAAGGCAACGTCATTAACCCGCTTGATCTTACAGCCAAGTACGGCACCGATGCTTTGCGCTTGGCCCTAACCATTGGCATCGGACCCGGCAACGATGGGCCGCTCTCAGATCAAAAAGTCGAGGGTTACCGCAATTTCTGTAACAAACTCTGGAACGTGGCCCGATTTGTCCTCGATAAAACTTCTGGTCATCCTGAACTTGATTCAGGATCGATTCCGGATCGAGTCCGGAATGACAATTCTTATTCCCCCACCGCACCTAAACCCAAGGCTTTGGCCGACAAGTGGATCCTGACTCGCCTGTCGCTGGCGATCAAAGACGCAACCGCCAACATCGAAGCTTACCAGTTCAGCCAGGCCGGCCAAGCCATCTACGGCCTGCTCTGGGACGACTTTGCCGATTGGTATCTGGAAGCTAGCAAAGTTGAGCTCAACGTAAGCGTTTTGGTGTATGGGCTTGAAACAATTTTGAAACTGCTCCACCCCTTGGCCCCGTTTGTAACGGAAGTGATATGGCAGAATTTACCTTGGCAAAAGCGAAATCTCATTGTTGAAGCCTGGCCTAAGCCAACTGATGACTTTAAGCTTCAAGCCGCTGATTTTGAAAACCTGCAAATTATTATTAGTGAGTTAAGAAACTTACAAAAAGAGCTTAGCTTAGGTAAAATCAACGTGACAACGGGGGAGGATCTGCTGCATCAAAACGCAGCCCTTGTAACTGGTCTAACTGGGGCGACATTAAAGACGGGGCAGGGGAGTGGGCTGGCCTTAACCAACACGGCTTTGGCAGTTTGGGTGGAGGTTAGCCCCGACAAAATAGAAAAATATGCCGCAGTTTTAAAGCAAAAGCGGGATGATCAAAAGAATAGGGGAGAGCGTGCCCGCAAATTGCTGGCTAATCCTGATTTTGCCACTAAAGCATCGGCCGAGGCCAAAACTCAGCAGCAAGATATCGCAGCTGAAGCTGAGCTGCTAACATCAAAGTTGGATGAGCAGATCACCAAAATCACCAAGTCGTAA